Proteins from a single region of Harmonia axyridis chromosome 4, icHarAxyr1.1, whole genome shotgun sequence:
- the LOC123677816 gene encoding uncharacterized protein LOC123677816, which produces MSRKFRNEQLKLRNLNAEVQEELDRVKLQREKIFAPIIWKDMPELNLQIQDLKLPMFEEAMKLIEKHYLDEDLLCRNVNMSKDPESVKSFLEIVHFNLKYKQSIALVDLGKKQIVGVLILRTVQKNDCGRVFGRVQIINGVAYKEITRFLGQITRKFDIYEHFNIDTYLEYLLLCVKRHYRHKGLGCQLMDCGLSVARAQNCPIVSGIFVTHKVQKRAEKLGMKILYKLSYLDWKDEDGEMIFPEPGAGNYYCALMGGEVPPPPPPPPPPPEEEVEVVEEKKLTRVQKLALMEKSKSHKQTSLLSAS; this is translated from the exons ATGAGTAGAAAGTTCCGTAACGAGCAACTTAAGCTGCGTAATCTCAATGCCGAGGTACAAGAAGAGTTGGATAGAGTGAAACTACAGAGAGAAAAAATTTTCGCTCCTATCATTTGGAAAGATATGCCGGAACTCAATCTTCAAATCCAAGATTTGAAGCTACCGATGTTCGAGGAAGCCATGAAACTGATTGAG AAACATTATCTGGATGAGGATCTTCTTTGCCGCAACGTCAACATGAGCAAGGACCCTGAGTCGGTGAAGTCTTTTCTTGAGATtgttcatttcaatttgaagtacAAGCAGTCCATTGCTCTTGTAGATCTTG gGAAAAAACAAATTGTTGGTGTTTTAATACTGAGAACGGTCCAGAAAAACGACTGTGGTCGAGTCTTTGGTAGAGTGCAAATCATCAATGGAGTAGCCTATAAAGAAATCACCAGATTTCTCGGTCAGATAACAAGAAAATTTGACATATATgaacatttcaatattgataCGTACCTAGAATACTTGTTGCTGTGTGTCAAAAGGCATTATCGACATAAAG GTCTTGGTTGTCAACTGATGGATTGTGGGTTGAGTGTAGCTAGAGCTCAAAACTGCCCGATCGTTTCAGGCATTTTTGTGACACACAAAGTTCAGAAACGCGCAGAGAAGCTTGGCATGAAA ATCCTTTACAAGCTGAGTTATCTTGACTGGAAGGACGAAGATGGAGAAATGATATTTCCTGAACCAGGAGCCGGTAACTACTATTGTGCTCTGATGGGAGGGGAGGTTCCACCTCCTCCTCCACCACCACCACCTCCGCCAGAGGAGGAAGTTGAGGTTGTGGAGGAAAAAAAACTAACCCGCGTACAGAAGCTTGCTCTAATGGAAAAGTCAAAATCACATAAGCAAACAAGTTTATTGAGTGCTTCATGA
- the LOC123677817 gene encoding uncharacterized protein LOC123677817, whose protein sequence is MNPLSLMKEKQKLDEIYNTLHKELRDYEKLRDTPYPYQLWQRIPRCNLKLQELKPNYYFDAINVIEQYYLDEEPLFRTMHLIEDHDSSISFRLRVLNNLKNSTSVIALNEGNLLEIAGVLVLVEVTRNYFSRTMSREDLVQGHCHRKYVKLTSSLAYDVDLYSMFECFIFLRIYVLCIKPNYRHMGLGLKFFETAFYVAQSLRIPVIMGVFTDSCLQVLARKIGMKEIKKIEYSDWKDCEENEVFSNLRPDHTCCSLMAGTVPLPPPPLEAPPVVQEEKGKKKK, encoded by the exons ATGAATCCTTTGTCTCTTATGAAAGAGAAACAAAAATTGGACGAGATCTACAATACATTGCACAAAGAGCTCAGAGACTATGAAAAATTGAGAGATACTCCGTACCCATACCAGCTTTGGCAGAGAATACCACGATGTAACTTGAAACTACAGGAATTGAAGCCAAACTACTATTTCGACGCTATAAATGTTATAGAA caaTATTACCTAGATGAAGAACCCTTATTCAGAACTATGCACCTGATAGAAGATCATGATTCATCAATATCATTTCGATTGAGGGTACTGAATAATCTAAAGAACTCCACATCGGTGATAGCATTGAACGAAG GCAATCTTTTAGAGATAGCTGGAGTACTAGTGCTGGTAGAAGTAACAAGGAATTATTTTAGCAGAACTATGAGCAGAGAAGACCTAGTACAAGGCCACTGCCACAGAAAATATGTGAAACTAACCAGCAGTTTGGCCTATGATGTTGACCTTTACTCTATGTTTGAATGCTTCATCTTTCTGAGGATATACGTTTTGTGTATAAAACCAAATTATAGGCACATGG GACttggattgaaattttttgaaactgCATTCTACGTAGCTCAGTCCTTAAGAATCCCTGTGATTATGGGGGTGTTCACTGATTCTTGCTTGCAGGTTTTAGCTAGAAAAATTGGTATGAAA gaaataaagaaaattgaataCAGTGACTGGAAAGATTGCGAGGAAAATGAAGTATTCTCAAATCTCAGACCCGATCACACTTGTTGTTCCTTGATGGCCGGTACTGTACCTTTACCCCCACCACCCTTGGAAGCTCCTCCTGTTGTCCAAGAAGAAAAAgggaaaaagaagaaataa
- the LOC123677815 gene encoding venom carboxylesterase-6-like isoform X2, with the protein MSKSGNLGKGSMRSSWVVWERTFGFLSFHVVEVKSEKSCGSYVTCVSSLGSNDKYRLWSSEHGALGFLSTGDEVSPGNYGLKDQSLALKWIKRNIKHFNGDPSSVTLFGESAGGASANYHMLSPLSKGLFKGVISQSGTSFCVWSHAPAGENKIKAKKLGQLVGCPTTSSKELVECLRGIDPMVFVKHDRDFMDWDFDPMIPFKPVVEPPSKEAFLIDTPANLFKAGKFADVPWIVGVNKEDGLLRSAAYVGVPKLFEELDEDFNNKTAISLMYEPFAENPNLVSEKIRKFYFGDRKKLNFENSFKDLTDMYTDGWFTKCIDDAIRIHLKVSKQPVYNYLFAHRSGASFSEIFGAPGEVHGVCHADELQYLFPVGDGLFPHKKVTDEDRRVRRLMTTMWENFAKTGNPTPVTDDLITTKWTPIKSENLEYLHIDGNTLEMKDALFKERVKFWRSLPLEPKKVVVKDEL; encoded by the exons ATGAGTAAGTCCGGCAACCTTGGCAAAGGGAGCATGCGATCTAGTTGGGTTGTTTGGGAACGCACGTTCGGTTTTCTCTCGTTTCACGTGGTCGAAGTGAAGTCAGAGAAGTCGTGTGGTTCGTACGTCACCTGCGTCTCGTCTCTCGGGTCTAATGATAAATACAGGTTATGGTCAAGTGAGCACG GTGCCCTTGGGTTCTTGAGCACCGGAGATGAAGTGTCTCCAGGAAACTATGGTCTCAAGGATCAATCTTTGGCTTTGAAGTGGATCAAGAGGAACATCAAACACTTCAATGGCGATCCGAGCAGTGTCACCCTTTTTGGTGAATCCGCAGGAGGTGCTAGTGCTAATTACCATATGCTTTCTCCACTGAGTAAAG GTCTCTTCAAAGGCGTTATATCTCAAAGTGGTACTTCATTCTGTGTTTGGTCTCATGCACCCGCAGGTGAGAACAAAATTAAAGCCAAAAAGCTTGGCCAACTTGTTGGATGCCCTACAACTTCAAGCAAAGAATTGGTTGAATGTCTTAGAGGTATCGATCCTATGGTTTTCGTGAAACACGATAGAGATTTTATG GATTGGGACTTCGATCCAATGATTCCCTTCAAACCAGTGGTTGAGCCTCCTTCAAAAGAAGCCTTCTTGATTGATACTCCAGCAAATCTCTTCAAAGCTGGCAAATTTGCGGATGTTCCATGGATTGTGGGAGTTAACAAAGAAGATGGACTTTTACGGTCTGCAG CTTATGTTGGTGTACCAAAGTTGTTCGAAGAATTGGATGAAGATTTCAACAACAAAACCGCTATTTCCTTGATGTACGAGCCGTTTGCAGAAAACCCCAATCTTGTTAGcgagaaaataagaaaattctATTTTGGAGACAGGAAAAAACTGAACTTCGAGAATTCCTTCAAAGACTTGACTGAC ATGTACACTGATGGTTGGTTCACAAAATGTATAGATGATGCTATCAGAATTCACTTGAAAGTATCAAAACAACCAGTTTATAATTATCTGTTTGCCCATCGAAGTGGTGCAAGTTTCAGTGAAATATTTGGAGCTCCAGGAGAAGTTCATG GAGTTTGCCATGCTGATGAATTACAGTACCTGTTCCCAGTTGGTGATGGACTGTTTCCGCACAAGAAAGTAACAGATGAAGATAGAAGAGTGAGAAGACTCATGACAACTATGTGGGAGAATTTCGCAAAAACTGG AAATCCTACTCCAGTAACCGATGACTTGATTACAACGAAATGGACaccaataaaatcagaaaaccTCGAGTACTTACATATAGATGGAAACACGTTAGAGATGAAAGATGCTTTATTCAAGGAAAGAGTGAAATTTTGGCGAAGTTTACCTCTAGAACCGAAGAAAGTAGTAGTAAAAGACGAGCTCTGA